A stretch of DNA from Candidatus Bathyarchaeia archaeon:
CCGGAGCCGAACGCTGAATCCTTGAAGCCCTTATCAAAAATTGTTAGGGGGCTTGGGGCTGATGTTGGAGTAGCCTATGATGGAGATGGGGATAGAGTTGCCTTCATAGATGAGAATGGCTGCTTCATGGATTTTGATAGGGTTTTGGCGGCGTATGCGGCTTATGTTTTGAAGAAAAATGGAGGTGGGACGGTTGTTACAAGTGTTGAGACTTCCATGTGTTTTGAGAAGATGGTTGAGCCTTTGGGCGGGAAAGTTGTTAGAACAAGGGTTGGAGATATTTTCGTGGCGGAGGCTGTGAAAAGGTTTAAGGCGGTTTTTGGCGGTGAGCCTTGTGGTGCATGGATACACCCAAAACACCATTATTGCCCGGATGGAATTCTTTCCTCCGTATTTCTTTTAAGGGCTTTGGAGGATGAGGACAAGAGCCTTTCAGAATTTGTTGCTGATGTTCCAGCATATCCAATTGTTAGAAGGAATATCCACTGTAGGAACGAGGTAAAGCATACGGCTGTTAAAAGGGTAGAGGAGTCTCTGAAAATAGCTTTTCCGGATTATAGGCAGATTTCAACTGTTGATGGTGTTCGCTTGTCTCTTAGGGATGGTTGGGTTTTGGTTAGGGCTTCTGGCACGGAGCCCTTGATAAGGCTTACTGTGGAGGGTGAATCTTTAAAGACTGCTGAAGCAATAATGGATAGAGCTTTAGCCGCCGTTAAAAGGGTTGTGGAGGGTTTGGAAAAGTGAAGGCTGTTGTTTTAGCAGCTGGAGAGGGCGTAAGGCTTCACCCCATCACTTTGACCCGTCCAAAACACTTAATCAGCTTTGGCGGAAAACCCATTCTCGAGCACTGTTTAAAGGCGATTAAGGCTTGTGGAATAAGCGAAATTGTAATAGTTGTGCATTATATGGCTGAAGCTATCCGCAAATATTTCGGCTCCGGAGAAAAACTTGGACTAAAAATTGAATATGCCTATCAAAAGGATGCCCTTGGGACCGGAAACGCTGCGAGTGTTGCCGAACCATATGTTGATGGAGACTTTCTATTAGTCTATGGTGATTTACTTTTCACGGCGGATGCCCTCAAAAAAGTTATGGAAATACACAACCAAAAGAGGCCTTCGGCAACACTGTCTATGGTGCGTGTTGAGCGCCCCGAGGATTATGGCATAATTGAGCTTAAGGATGATGGAAGGGTGAAACGCATAATTGAGAAACCTCGCCGAGAGGAAGCACCAACAAACTTGGCTAATGCTGGGCTTTACGTTTTTTCTCCTGAAATTTTTGAAAAAGTTAAGCGGATATCGGTTTCTTCGAGGGGCGAGTGGGAGATAACAGACGCCATTGAAATCCTCATCGAGGAGGAAAAAACTGTTTTTGCCGCTGAGATTCCGAGGGATGAGTGGTTTGACATAGGTAGACCTTGGGATTTGCTGGAGGCCAACCGCTGGGTGCTTACACGTATGGAACACAGAGCATTTGGAAATGTTGAAGAGGGCGCCCACATAATTGGTCCTGTGACGATTGCCGAAACCGCCCGCATACGTTCAGGAGCCTACATTGAAGGACCAGTCTACATAGGCGAAAACAGTGATGTGGGACCCAACTGCTACATACGTCCATGCACAAGTATTGGCAAAAACGTGCGGATAGGAAATGCTTGCGAGATAAAGAACAGCATAATTATGGACGGGGTGCATATTGGGCATTTGTCCTATGTTGGTGACAGCATAATTGGCGAAAACTGTAATTTGGGCGCTGGAACAATAACGGCAAACTATCGCCTCGACGCTGGAACAATAAAAATGATGGTTAAGGATAAGCTTGTGGATACTGGAAGGACAAAGTTAGGCGCAGTTCTAGGGGACAACGTTAAAACCGGGATAAACGCGCTCCTAATGCCTGGCGTAAAAGTTGGGAACAACTGTTGGATTGGACCAAACGTCGTAGTCCATCGTGACTTACCGCCGAATACAGCAGTATTCTTAAAGCAAAACATAGAAGAGAGGAGAATAAGTTGATTTGGAAAGTTTTAGCTGACCATTATTGAGGTCCCGCAGTATTCGCACTGTACTGTTGTTTGTCCCTTGTAAAT
This window harbors:
- the glmM gene encoding phosphoglucosamine mutase, with amino-acid sequence MSGSFMRLFGTSGLRGLVNVDLTPSLAVRVGMALGTFISAGKVFVARDTRTSGLMIENALVSGLMACGIDVHCLGVLPTPVLAYLTGKLEANAGLMVTASHNPPQYNGIKIFDKNGVAYDERLQGELEKIIESGNFRLVEWRSLGRVEYSDESQLYVDMVLKSLRLDEKWRVVVDPGCGATCHIAPKIFQKLECEVKAVNSQPDGFFPCRSPEPNAESLKPLSKIVRGLGADVGVAYDGDGDRVAFIDENGCFMDFDRVLAAYAAYVLKKNGGGTVVTSVETSMCFEKMVEPLGGKVVRTRVGDIFVAEAVKRFKAVFGGEPCGAWIHPKHHYCPDGILSSVFLLRALEDEDKSLSEFVADVPAYPIVRRNIHCRNEVKHTAVKRVEESLKIAFPDYRQISTVDGVRLSLRDGWVLVRASGTEPLIRLTVEGESLKTAEAIMDRALAAVKRVVEGLEK
- a CDS encoding sugar phosphate nucleotidyltransferase, whose amino-acid sequence is MKAVVLAAGEGVRLHPITLTRPKHLISFGGKPILEHCLKAIKACGISEIVIVVHYMAEAIRKYFGSGEKLGLKIEYAYQKDALGTGNAASVAEPYVDGDFLLVYGDLLFTADALKKVMEIHNQKRPSATLSMVRVERPEDYGIIELKDDGRVKRIIEKPRREEAPTNLANAGLYVFSPEIFEKVKRISVSSRGEWEITDAIEILIEEEKTVFAAEIPRDEWFDIGRPWDLLEANRWVLTRMEHRAFGNVEEGAHIIGPVTIAETARIRSGAYIEGPVYIGENSDVGPNCYIRPCTSIGKNVRIGNACEIKNSIIMDGVHIGHLSYVGDSIIGENCNLGAGTITANYRLDAGTIKMMVKDKLVDTGRTKLGAVLGDNVKTGINALLMPGVKVGNNCWIGPNVVVHRDLPPNTAVFLKQNIEERRIS